In one window of Microbacterium sp. PM5 DNA:
- a CDS encoding cell division protein CrgA yields MARSGKHDEQVAEYGEGESAPNPVWFKPIMLGLMILGLLWVIVFYLSNQALPIPGIAGWNLVIGFGIAFIGFLMTTRWR; encoded by the coding sequence ATGGCGCGTTCAGGAAAGCACGACGAGCAGGTCGCGGAGTACGGCGAGGGCGAGTCCGCACCCAACCCGGTGTGGTTCAAGCCCATCATGCTCGGGCTCATGATCCTGGGGCTGCTGTGGGTGATCGTGTTCTACCTGAGCAACCAGGCGCTGCCGATTCCCGGCATCGCCGGATGGAACCTCGTCATCGGCTTCGGGATCGCCTTCATCGGGTTCCTGATGACGACGCGCTGGCGCTGA
- a CDS encoding class E sortase: protein MKDGTGDNAAEGIDPLEHTSRRARRLAAQSEGSGPTIPAQTNSQEPEGTSPAARPVKPVKPRRRASFLGVLGELLITAGVIALLYVAWQMWIGDWIIGSQKHTEASALSQSWLQQASQSPTASDTPSPSPSASSSPEAAAPVVPVMAQKDYGQQFGVMFIPRFGPNWQFTVAAGTGRHDILDAGEIGHYTDTAMPGEVGNTVYAAHRWTSGAPFDPIDKLVIGDAIVIQTPDGWYTYRFRTLEYVQATQVEVLLPVPQQVGMAANGRYLTLTSCAPKLNMLERIIAYAVFESFTPTSAGPPASLTQGVSA from the coding sequence GTGAAGGACGGCACCGGCGACAACGCAGCCGAGGGCATCGACCCCCTCGAGCACACGTCTCGACGTGCGCGGCGTCTTGCCGCGCAGTCGGAGGGGTCCGGGCCGACGATCCCGGCGCAGACGAACTCGCAGGAGCCGGAGGGCACGTCCCCGGCGGCGCGCCCGGTCAAGCCGGTGAAGCCGCGGCGACGAGCCTCTTTCCTCGGCGTCCTCGGCGAGCTGCTGATCACGGCCGGCGTCATCGCACTGCTCTACGTCGCCTGGCAGATGTGGATCGGTGACTGGATCATCGGGTCGCAGAAGCACACCGAGGCCAGCGCGCTGTCGCAGAGCTGGCTGCAGCAGGCATCGCAGAGCCCGACGGCATCCGACACTCCGTCTCCATCTCCGAGCGCGAGCTCATCTCCGGAGGCCGCCGCACCTGTCGTTCCGGTAATGGCCCAGAAGGACTACGGTCAGCAGTTCGGGGTCATGTTCATCCCGCGTTTCGGGCCGAACTGGCAGTTCACCGTGGCCGCGGGCACCGGCCGTCACGACATCCTCGACGCGGGCGAGATCGGTCACTACACCGACACCGCCATGCCCGGAGAGGTCGGCAACACCGTGTACGCCGCCCATCGGTGGACCTCGGGCGCACCCTTCGACCCGATCGACAAGCTCGTGATCGGCGACGCCATCGTCATCCAGACCCCGGACGGCTGGTACACCTATCGCTTCCGTACTCTGGAGTACGTCCAGGCGACGCAGGTCGAGGTCTTGCTGCCCGTTCCGCAGCAGGTGGGCATGGCGGCCAACGGCCGTTACCTCACCCTGACCAGCTGTGCCCCGAAGCTCAACATGCTCGAGCGCATCATCGCATACGCCGTGTTCGAGAGCTTCACTCCGACCTCGGCGGGACCGCCCGCCTCGCTGACCCAGGGAGTGTCCGCCTGA
- a CDS encoding gamma-glutamyl-gamma-aminobutyrate hydrolase family protein (Members of this family of hydrolases with an active site Cys residue belong to MEROPS family C26.) encodes MPRSAADGRRVLVVDNHDSFVHTLTGYLQELGATTDMVEADAVDDAGALIAPYAGVLISPGPGAPADAGASIDIVRAAGGQGIPLLGVCLGHQVLAAAFGATVAEAPRLRHGTTSQVWHDGAFPFTGLPSPFPATRYHSLAVVPDSLPAELQVTAQTSSGVIMGLAHRDLPLWGVQFHPESVLTEGGHLLLGAWLERIGVTGAEARGRELRPLRGLLSGADAELDRGVDRHVARGQ; translated from the coding sequence ATGCCACGGTCGGCGGCTGACGGGCGTCGCGTCCTCGTCGTCGACAACCACGACAGCTTCGTTCACACGCTCACCGGCTATCTGCAGGAGCTGGGTGCGACGACCGACATGGTCGAAGCGGATGCCGTCGACGACGCGGGTGCGTTGATCGCGCCGTATGCCGGAGTGCTGATCTCGCCGGGGCCCGGCGCCCCCGCGGATGCCGGGGCGTCGATCGACATCGTGCGCGCGGCGGGGGGTCAGGGGATCCCTCTGCTCGGGGTGTGCTTGGGCCACCAGGTGCTCGCGGCGGCGTTCGGCGCGACGGTCGCCGAAGCCCCCCGACTGCGCCACGGCACGACGTCGCAGGTGTGGCACGACGGCGCGTTCCCCTTCACGGGACTGCCCTCACCCTTCCCCGCGACGCGATACCACTCCCTCGCCGTCGTTCCGGACTCACTGCCCGCCGAACTCCAGGTGACAGCGCAGACGTCGTCCGGAGTCATCATGGGACTCGCCCACCGTGACCTGCCGCTCTGGGGGGTGCAGTTTCATCCCGAGTCGGTGCTCACCGAGGGGGGCCATCTGCTGCTGGGCGCATGGCTCGAGCGCATCGGAGTCACCGGCGCCGAGGCGCGGGGCCGTGAGCTGCGGCCCCTGCGCGGACTACTTTCCGGTGCAGACGCGGAGCTCGACCGTGGAGTGGATCGGCACGTCGCCCGGGGGCAGTGA
- the pknB gene encoding Stk1 family PASTA domain-containing Ser/Thr kinase — protein sequence MSADPRVLSERYRVDELIGRGGMASVYRGQDLTLGRQVAIKILKRELAEDSAFRTRFRLEAQSASRMSHPAIVRVYDAGEDAETDPDGSTHPVPYIVMELVEGTLLKDVVSDGGVPVGDAIRYVDGILEALEYSHRAGVVHRDIKPGNVMITAGGQVKVMDFGIARAVSDSSSTVAETTAIIGTAAYLSPEQAKGEPVDARADLYSAGIVLYELLTGRQPFRGESPVAVAYQHVSETPLPPSELVDAIPRSIDAVALRALAKDPFQRYQDAASFRQALDATVDGHAPTKKQVGALASELYGANPRQAAETARSLRQLTADTTMRRTQAGPPAAWIWAGVALLAVVLISVLIWVITIRPGSAVPQNSRVVEDVVDMSWDRASEKLAGQDLEAKRVDQSDDGIVAGNVIRTDPAAGTIVAPGQTITVYVSTGQQTSAMPDIAGKSSTDAEAALKAVGLQLGAVTTRSDPDLAQGIVISADQTAGTQIPVGTRVNLTVASGKVALVNLVGYTVDAATRDLTSDDLKLTASVVEDPSCPAVGSTPIVAGQSLPPGDVPIHSTVELRVCTGK from the coding sequence GTGTCTGCAGATCCGCGTGTGCTGTCCGAGCGGTATCGGGTCGATGAACTCATCGGCCGCGGAGGCATGGCCAGCGTGTATCGCGGGCAGGACCTGACCCTCGGGCGTCAGGTGGCGATCAAGATCCTCAAGCGGGAGCTCGCCGAAGACAGTGCGTTCCGCACGCGGTTCCGGCTCGAGGCGCAGTCGGCATCGAGGATGTCGCACCCCGCGATCGTCCGCGTCTACGACGCCGGTGAAGATGCCGAGACCGACCCGGACGGCTCGACGCATCCCGTGCCGTACATCGTGATGGAACTCGTGGAGGGCACCCTTCTCAAGGATGTCGTCAGCGACGGCGGCGTGCCCGTCGGCGACGCCATCCGCTACGTGGACGGCATCCTCGAAGCACTCGAGTACTCCCATCGCGCCGGCGTCGTCCACCGCGACATCAAGCCCGGAAACGTCATGATCACCGCCGGCGGCCAGGTGAAGGTGATGGACTTCGGCATCGCGCGCGCCGTGTCCGACTCTTCCTCCACCGTCGCCGAGACCACCGCGATCATCGGCACCGCGGCCTACCTGTCGCCGGAGCAGGCCAAGGGCGAGCCGGTCGATGCGCGCGCCGACCTCTACTCCGCCGGCATCGTGCTGTACGAGCTGCTCACCGGTCGCCAGCCCTTCCGCGGCGAGTCACCGGTCGCCGTCGCCTACCAGCACGTGAGCGAGACGCCCCTGCCGCCGTCCGAACTGGTCGATGCGATCCCGCGCTCGATCGACGCCGTGGCGCTGCGCGCTCTCGCCAAGGATCCGTTCCAGCGATACCAGGACGCGGCGTCGTTCCGCCAGGCGCTCGACGCCACCGTGGACGGTCACGCCCCCACGAAGAAGCAGGTCGGCGCGCTGGCGAGCGAGCTGTACGGTGCGAATCCGCGACAGGCTGCCGAGACGGCCCGGTCGCTGCGACAGCTCACCGCCGACACCACGATGCGACGGACGCAGGCCGGACCCCCGGCCGCCTGGATCTGGGCCGGCGTGGCGCTGCTCGCCGTCGTGCTGATCTCCGTGCTGATCTGGGTGATCACGATACGTCCCGGCAGCGCGGTTCCCCAGAACTCGCGCGTCGTCGAGGACGTCGTCGACATGTCGTGGGACCGCGCCAGCGAGAAGCTGGCGGGGCAGGATCTCGAGGCGAAGCGCGTGGACCAGAGCGACGACGGGATCGTGGCCGGCAACGTCATCCGCACCGATCCCGCCGCGGGCACCATCGTCGCGCCCGGCCAGACGATCACGGTCTACGTCTCCACGGGACAGCAGACCAGCGCCATGCCCGATATCGCCGGAAAGTCCTCGACAGATGCCGAAGCGGCTCTGAAGGCCGTCGGATTGCAGCTCGGCGCCGTGACGACGCGCAGCGATCCCGACCTCGCCCAGGGCATCGTGATCTCCGCCGATCAGACCGCCGGCACGCAGATCCCGGTCGGAACGCGCGTGAACCTCACGGTCGCCAGCGGCAAGGTCGCTCTGGTGAATCTCGTCGGTTACACCGTCGACGCGGCGACCCGCGACCTCACCTCCGATGACCTCAAGCTCACCGCGAGCGTCGTCGAAGACCCATCGTGCCCCGCCGTGGGATCGACACCGATCGTCGCCGGGCAGTCACTGCCCCCGGGCGACGTGCCGATCCACTCCACGGTCGAGCTCCGCGTCTGCACCGGAAAGTAG
- a CDS encoding serine/threonine-protein kinase produces the protein MRPTQGVSFGGRYELDSRIAIGGMGEVWEATDHVIGRTVAIKILKDEYMGDPGFLERFRAEARHAALVNHEGIASVFDYGEENGSAFLVMELVPGEALSTILEREGSLSTDKTLDIVAQTAAALQAAHAAGLVHRDVKPGNLLITPDGRVKITDFGIARIADQVPLTATGQVMGTVQYLSPEQASGHAASPATDIYSLGIVAYECLAGKRPFTGESQVAIAMAQINDTPPPLAATIAEPVRNFVMSMIAKKPEDRPATASAVARAATALRRGDVAGAAAIVPAIAGGMAMDEATKLLTPGVATQEATRLLPTAGAVGAVAAADAADEPQKKKRSPWTWPLVALIALLLIVLGGTLFALFANQGAQPAPTSSSSTSQTPSRSATPPSPSPSSTTVSIDSLQLIGKTCDEAQTAAKAAKVNVTCERGSAAPSEDQVGKIYQTNPTRGDVQLGSIITVTFYDEMSPIGTPNAPTVTNDPKGSQTFTVTWEAFSGCPAGSSVTAYNFTVINGTFNANNSTTYQSPTAPRSLQVTADKNVQPGSLILVKYSAQCGDRTSPDSQEGQAPIPTTTTPTGTPAP, from the coding sequence ATGAGACCGACACAGGGTGTGAGCTTCGGTGGACGCTACGAGCTGGACTCGCGGATCGCGATCGGCGGCATGGGTGAGGTCTGGGAGGCCACCGACCATGTGATCGGACGCACCGTCGCGATCAAGATCCTCAAAGACGAGTACATGGGGGACCCGGGCTTCCTGGAGCGCTTCCGTGCCGAGGCCCGCCACGCGGCGCTCGTCAACCACGAGGGGATCGCGAGCGTCTTCGACTACGGCGAGGAGAACGGCTCCGCCTTCCTCGTGATGGAGCTCGTGCCCGGGGAAGCCCTGTCGACCATCCTCGAGCGCGAAGGGTCGCTGTCCACCGACAAGACCCTCGACATCGTCGCTCAGACCGCCGCCGCCCTGCAGGCCGCCCACGCCGCCGGTCTCGTGCACCGCGACGTCAAGCCGGGGAACCTGCTCATCACTCCCGACGGACGGGTGAAGATCACCGACTTCGGCATCGCCCGCATCGCCGATCAGGTACCGCTCACGGCCACCGGTCAGGTGATGGGAACCGTGCAGTACCTCTCGCCGGAGCAGGCGTCGGGCCACGCGGCATCCCCCGCGACCGACATCTACTCGCTGGGCATCGTCGCCTACGAGTGCCTCGCCGGCAAGCGTCCCTTCACCGGCGAGTCGCAGGTCGCGATCGCGATGGCGCAGATCAACGACACCCCGCCGCCGCTGGCCGCCACCATCGCCGAGCCGGTGCGCAACTTCGTGATGAGCATGATCGCGAAGAAGCCCGAGGACCGTCCCGCGACCGCCTCGGCGGTCGCCCGCGCGGCGACCGCACTTCGTCGCGGCGATGTCGCCGGCGCGGCGGCCATCGTCCCAGCGATCGCCGGCGGCATGGCCATGGACGAGGCGACCAAGCTCCTCACGCCGGGCGTCGCGACCCAGGAGGCCACACGTCTGCTGCCGACGGCGGGAGCGGTGGGCGCCGTCGCGGCCGCCGACGCCGCGGACGAGCCGCAGAAGAAGAAGCGCAGCCCGTGGACGTGGCCGCTGGTCGCGCTCATCGCCCTGCTGCTCATCGTGCTGGGCGGCACACTGTTCGCCCTCTTCGCGAATCAGGGCGCGCAGCCCGCTCCGACGTCGAGCTCCTCGACATCGCAGACACCCAGCCGCTCCGCGACGCCCCCGTCACCGTCTCCGAGCTCTACAACGGTGTCGATCGATAGCCTCCAACTCATCGGCAAGACCTGTGACGAGGCGCAGACCGCTGCAAAGGCTGCCAAGGTCAACGTCACCTGTGAGCGCGGCTCCGCCGCGCCGAGCGAAGACCAGGTCGGAAAGATCTACCAGACCAACCCCACGCGCGGGGACGTTCAGCTCGGCTCCATCATCACGGTCACCTTCTACGACGAGATGAGCCCGATCGGCACGCCGAACGCGCCGACGGTGACGAACGACCCGAAGGGGTCCCAGACCTTCACCGTGACGTGGGAGGCGTTCAGCGGGTGCCCGGCCGGATCATCGGTGACGGCGTACAACTTCACAGTGATCAACGGCACCTTCAACGCCAACAACAGCACGACCTACCAGTCGCCCACCGCTCCGCGGAGCCTTCAGGTGACGGCGGACAAGAACGTGCAGCCGGGCTCGTTGATCCTCGTGAAGTACAGCGCGCAGTGCGGCGATCGCACGAGCCCGGACTCGCAGGAGGGTCAGGCTCCGATCCCGACGACGACGACGCCCACGGGCACGCCGGCTCCCTGA
- a CDS encoding penicillin-binding protein 2 has product MTRELRRLSLIMLAMFVALFGATSWIQVVQAGDLSENPLNKRALYDSFEVQRGSIIAGDTVIADSVPSDDVYAWQRQYTDPQMWAPVTGYMNPLLNSVTGLEQAMNKELSGTANSQFLSRVDQIITGQPARGSNVLLTLDPAIQKAAFDALGTYQGAVVALEPKTGRVLAMVTSPSYDTNAMAVHNAQQVNTTYDQLMNAAVNPLDNRAIGTLNPPGSTFKLVVVSAALASGKFTPDSTFPNPATYTLPGTSTSIRNFDGNTCGPGDQVTIATALRLSCNIPMAQLAVALGQDALRAEAEKYGFNNASIDIPLGVVTSAYPTKALDQAQLALSGFGQGSVTATPLQMAMVAAGIANGGMVMKPRMVDRVVAPDLTVQETFADTELGRALSTTDAATMTSLMISNVRDGAASGATIDGVDVAGKTGTAEHGPSDPYTLWFTGFAPANDPKVVVAVMVENGGGLGQSGTSNGIAAPIAKKVMEAVLSR; this is encoded by the coding sequence ATGACCCGCGAACTGCGACGGCTGTCGCTGATCATGCTCGCCATGTTCGTGGCCCTTTTCGGCGCGACCAGCTGGATCCAGGTCGTCCAGGCCGGCGATCTCAGCGAGAACCCGCTCAACAAGCGCGCGCTCTACGACTCGTTCGAGGTGCAGCGCGGGTCGATCATCGCCGGCGACACCGTCATCGCCGACTCGGTGCCCAGCGACGATGTGTACGCCTGGCAGCGCCAGTACACCGACCCCCAGATGTGGGCGCCGGTGACCGGCTACATGAACCCGCTACTGAACTCGGTGACCGGACTCGAGCAGGCGATGAACAAGGAGCTCTCGGGCACCGCCAACTCGCAGTTCCTCTCGCGCGTGGATCAGATCATCACCGGTCAGCCCGCGCGCGGCTCCAACGTGCTGCTCACCCTCGACCCGGCCATCCAGAAGGCCGCCTTCGACGCGCTCGGCACCTATCAGGGCGCCGTCGTCGCCCTCGAGCCCAAGACCGGGCGCGTTCTCGCGATGGTCACGAGCCCGAGCTACGACACCAACGCGATGGCCGTGCACAACGCGCAGCAGGTCAACACGACCTACGACCAGCTGATGAACGCCGCGGTCAACCCGCTCGACAACCGCGCCATCGGTACGCTGAACCCACCCGGGTCGACCTTCAAGCTCGTCGTCGTCTCGGCAGCGCTGGCATCGGGCAAGTTCACGCCCGACTCGACCTTCCCGAACCCCGCGACCTACACGCTGCCGGGCACGTCGACCTCGATCCGCAACTTCGACGGCAACACATGCGGCCCGGGCGATCAGGTCACCATCGCGACCGCCCTGCGCCTGAGCTGCAACATCCCGATGGCCCAGCTGGCCGTCGCCCTCGGTCAGGACGCGCTGCGCGCCGAAGCCGAGAAGTACGGCTTCAACAACGCGAGCATCGACATCCCCCTCGGCGTCGTCACCTCCGCGTACCCGACCAAAGCGCTCGACCAGGCACAGCTCGCGCTGTCGGGTTTCGGTCAGGGCAGCGTCACCGCCACGCCGCTGCAGATGGCGATGGTCGCCGCCGGCATCGCCAACGGTGGCATGGTCATGAAGCCGCGTATGGTCGACCGCGTCGTGGCGCCCGATCTGACCGTGCAGGAGACGTTCGCCGACACCGAGCTGGGTCGTGCGCTGAGCACGACGGATGCCGCGACGATGACCTCGCTGATGATCTCCAATGTCCGTGACGGCGCGGCCAGCGGTGCAACAATAGACGGGGTCGACGTGGCCGGGAAGACCGGTACCGCGGAGCACGGACCCTCGGATCCGTACACTCTCTGGTTCACGGGCTTCGCCCCGGCCAACGACCCGAAAGTGGTCGTCGCCGTGATGGTGGAAAACGGCGGAGGTCTCGGGCAGTCCGGCACGAGCAACGGGATCGCGGCTCCAATCGCGAAGAAAGTCATGGAGGCGGTGCTGAGCAGATGA
- a CDS encoding FtsW/RodA/SpoVE family cell cycle protein, protein MSSATDTVQADTTVVKALRKLRMPQTQRNRELGLLLFAFVINGAAIALVQLGALGHIDWTFLYYCGALTVLVLALHIVLRFKASQADPFVVPIATVLSGLGLAMIYRIDIEDQSTGWDALSTRQLVWLAIASAAAVAIVIFLKNYRVLFRYTYVFGFVGILLLVLPFVPGLGTDANADVWISIGGLFSFQPGELAKIALAIFFAGYLVRTREALTSVGTRFLGMTWPRARELGPLLLIWLASMAIIIFQRDLGTGLLMFGMFIAMIYVATGKTSWAVLGLLLAVGGALIASQVLSYVGGRFQNWLDAFNPAVIDSAGGSYQLVSGIFGLSEGGLLGTGLGRGRPGLTPLSQSDYIFPSIGEELGLIGVFAILCLYMVFTSRGIRIGIAGQDDFGKLLATGLSFTIALQVFIMVGGVTRLIPLTGLTTPFLAAGGSSLVANWIVVALLLRISDAVRSRPRVVIG, encoded by the coding sequence ATGAGCTCGGCGACCGACACCGTCCAGGCCGACACGACGGTCGTCAAGGCGCTGAGAAAGCTCCGGATGCCGCAGACGCAGCGCAACCGTGAACTCGGGCTGCTGCTGTTCGCCTTCGTGATCAACGGCGCCGCGATCGCCCTCGTGCAGCTGGGCGCGCTCGGCCACATCGACTGGACGTTCCTCTACTACTGCGGCGCGCTGACGGTGCTCGTGCTCGCCCTGCACATCGTGCTGCGCTTCAAGGCCTCTCAAGCCGACCCGTTCGTCGTCCCCATCGCGACCGTATTGTCGGGTCTGGGCCTCGCGATGATCTACCGCATCGACATCGAAGACCAGAGCACCGGGTGGGACGCCCTCTCGACCCGTCAGCTGGTGTGGCTCGCCATCGCGAGCGCCGCGGCGGTCGCCATCGTGATCTTCCTGAAGAACTACCGCGTGCTCTTCCGCTACACGTACGTGTTCGGATTCGTCGGCATCCTGCTGCTCGTGCTCCCCTTCGTCCCGGGACTGGGCACCGACGCCAACGCCGATGTGTGGATCTCCATCGGCGGTCTCTTCTCCTTCCAGCCGGGCGAGCTGGCGAAGATCGCGCTGGCCATCTTCTTCGCCGGCTATCTCGTGCGCACGCGCGAAGCCCTCACCTCGGTGGGAACGCGTTTCCTCGGCATGACGTGGCCGCGCGCCCGCGAGCTCGGTCCCCTTCTGCTCATCTGGCTCGCCTCGATGGCGATCATCATCTTCCAGCGCGACCTGGGCACGGGTCTGCTCATGTTCGGGATGTTCATCGCGATGATCTACGTGGCCACGGGCAAGACGAGCTGGGCGGTGCTCGGCCTGCTCCTCGCCGTCGGCGGTGCCCTCATCGCCTCGCAGGTGCTCAGCTACGTGGGTGGGCGCTTCCAGAACTGGCTGGACGCCTTCAACCCCGCCGTCATCGACAGCGCGGGCGGCAGCTATCAGCTCGTGAGCGGCATCTTCGGCCTGTCCGAGGGCGGCCTGCTCGGAACCGGTCTCGGGCGTGGACGGCCGGGGCTGACCCCCCTGTCGCAGAGCGACTACATCTTCCCCAGCATCGGCGAAGAGCTGGGGCTCATCGGCGTCTTCGCGATCCTCTGCCTGTACATGGTGTTCACCAGTCGCGGCATCCGCATCGGCATCGCCGGCCAGGACGACTTCGGAAAGCTGCTGGCCACCGGCCTGTCGTTCACCATCGCGCTCCAGGTGTTCATCATGGTCGGGGGCGTCACCCGACTCATCCCCCTGACGGGGCTGACGACCCCGTTCCTCGCGGCGGGCGGATCGTCGCTGGTGGCCAACTGGATCGTCGTCGCGTTGCTGCTGCGCATCTCGGATGCCGTGCGCTCGCGCCCCCGGGTGGTGATCGGATGA
- a CDS encoding PP2C family serine/threonine-protein phosphatase has translation MVFEGSSVAISHTGKVRSNNQDSGYAGSNLFVVADGMGGHAGGDVASSIAVHRLKDLDRPYTSTAEAEQALQEAISSTAGVLIDTVARRPELAGMGTTVSGLIMVDDYAVIAHIGDSRIYLYRDDALTQITTDHTFVQRLVDSGRITPEEARYHPRRSVLMRVLGDMDPDPEVDTFIMPTQPGDRWLLCSDGLSGVVDDAHTSKVLGHHYPPGRTADLLLKQALDGGAPDNVTVVIVDVGGSHPMFSGTATIVGSASNPQGVDVPAARPGRTSWLHTARQAANEPTHFEPAAEFLEELIEEDRRRARRRRIWWVVGLIAILAALSAAALGAYAWTQTRYFVGADTDTVVIYRGIQQDIGPISLSSVYEDTGISLNDLPFYQRLAVTSTISARSLSDAEQIVDTLRTTLEGER, from the coding sequence ATGGTCTTCGAGGGATCGAGCGTCGCCATCTCCCACACGGGGAAGGTGCGCTCCAACAACCAGGATTCGGGCTACGCGGGCTCGAATCTCTTCGTCGTCGCCGACGGGATGGGCGGCCACGCCGGAGGCGACGTCGCCTCGAGCATCGCCGTCCACCGCCTCAAAGACCTCGACCGCCCGTACACGTCGACCGCCGAGGCCGAACAGGCCCTGCAGGAAGCCATCTCCTCGACCGCCGGCGTGCTGATCGACACCGTCGCGCGACGGCCCGAACTCGCGGGCATGGGCACCACCGTCAGCGGCCTCATCATGGTCGACGACTACGCCGTGATCGCCCACATCGGCGACTCGCGCATCTACCTCTACCGCGACGATGCGCTCACCCAGATCACGACCGACCACACCTTCGTGCAGCGCCTCGTCGACTCGGGTCGCATCACTCCCGAAGAAGCCCGCTACCACCCGCGCCGGTCCGTGCTCATGCGCGTGCTCGGCGACATGGACCCCGACCCCGAGGTCGACACGTTCATCATGCCGACGCAGCCCGGTGATCGCTGGCTGCTCTGCTCCGACGGCCTGTCCGGCGTCGTCGATGACGCCCACACCAGCAAGGTGCTCGGCCACCACTACCCGCCGGGTCGCACTGCCGATCTCCTGCTCAAGCAGGCGCTCGACGGCGGCGCCCCCGACAACGTGACCGTCGTCATCGTCGATGTGGGCGGCAGCCACCCGATGTTCAGCGGTACCGCGACGATCGTCGGCTCGGCATCCAACCCGCAGGGCGTCGACGTGCCGGCCGCCCGCCCCGGGCGCACCAGCTGGCTACACACCGCCCGCCAGGCGGCCAACGAACCGACGCACTTCGAGCCCGCCGCGGAGTTCCTCGAGGAGCTCATCGAGGAAGACCGCCGACGCGCCCGCCGTCGGCGCATCTGGTGGGTCGTCGGCCTGATCGCGATCCTCGCCGCCCTCTCGGCGGCAGCGCTCGGCGCCTACGCCTGGACTCAGACGCGGTACTTCGTCGGCGCCGACACCGACACGGTCGTCATCTACCGCGGCATCCAGCAGGACATCGGACCGATCTCCCTCTCGTCCGTCTACGAGGACACCGGCATCTCCCTGAACGATCTGCCGTTCTATCAACGTCTCGCGGTCACCTCGACGATCTCGGCGCGGTCGCTCTCCGATGCCGAGCAGATCGTCGACACCCTGCGCACCACTCTGGAGGGTGAACGATGA
- a CDS encoding FHA domain-containing protein, which produces MSELTLLLLQIGFLILLWFFVFAVVYSLRADLFGVKVRKLPEPAAAGVAPAASAPAPAQAATAPIAPAAPAAAASPSGPQKATRDAVSRIVITSGPKAGLELPLGSDALTIGRSSESGLVIRDDYTSSHHARLLLWGDQWMIQDLDSTNGTWHDGARVSTPVPIRVGAPIKVGATTFELRK; this is translated from the coding sequence GTGAGCGAGTTGACTCTCCTGCTGCTGCAGATCGGATTCCTGATCCTGCTGTGGTTCTTCGTCTTCGCCGTCGTCTACTCGCTGCGCGCCGACCTCTTCGGGGTGAAGGTGCGAAAGCTGCCCGAACCCGCGGCCGCCGGTGTCGCCCCCGCGGCATCCGCTCCCGCCCCCGCTCAGGCGGCAACGGCACCCATCGCCCCGGCCGCTCCCGCCGCCGCTGCCAGCCCGAGCGGACCGCAGAAGGCGACCCGCGACGCCGTGTCGCGCATCGTGATCACGAGCGGCCCGAAGGCCGGCCTCGAGCTGCCGCTCGGTTCTGACGCGCTGACGATCGGCCGCTCCAGCGAATCGGGGCTCGTGATCCGCGACGACTACACCTCCAGCCACCACGCGCGCCTGCTGCTCTGGGGCGACCAGTGGATGATCCAGGACCTCGACTCCACCAACGGAACCTGGCACGACGGTGCTCGCGTGAGCACCCCGGTGCCCATCCGCGTGGGCGCACCGATCAAGGTCGGCGCGACGACGTTCGAGCTGAGGAAGTAG